One segment of Natronosalvus halobius DNA contains the following:
- the mre11 gene encoding DNA double-strand break repair protein Mre11, giving the protein MTRVIHTGDTHIGYQQYNAPERRRDFLEAFDSVATDAIEDEVDAVIHAGDLFHDRRPGLVDLQGTVEVLRRLADAEVPFLAVVGNHEGKRDAQWLDLFADLGLATRLGPDPVVVDDVAFYGLDFVPRSRREDLAYDFDPIPGDADHAALVSHGLFEPFAHADWDTESVLEEASVDFDAMLLGDNHAADTAEVADTWVTYCGSTERASASEREDRGYNLVTFDSDSDVAISRRSIPGTREFVFVDVDLADEEGVDRVQERVREYDLEDAVVIVTVEGEGRPVAPAAVEELALERGALVARVNDRRELADEDAEISVSFADPDAAVRERVRELGLSDAALEIDQTVRDDDVADANVRESTKRRVEELLESDESAFAPAPERDPEDVQTVADALSGGDDATAEALEGDKAAEALEDSGSAAALEADESDETADVAEVAAETEAEGTDEGSATEPDDQADTTSLGDFA; this is encoded by the coding sequence ATGACGCGGGTGATACACACGGGCGACACCCACATCGGGTACCAGCAGTACAACGCGCCCGAGCGCCGACGGGACTTTCTCGAGGCCTTCGACAGCGTCGCGACGGACGCCATCGAGGACGAGGTAGACGCCGTGATCCACGCCGGAGACCTCTTTCACGACCGCCGGCCCGGCCTGGTCGACCTTCAGGGAACCGTCGAGGTGCTCCGGCGCCTGGCCGACGCCGAGGTTCCGTTCCTGGCGGTCGTCGGCAACCACGAGGGCAAACGGGACGCCCAGTGGCTCGACCTCTTCGCCGACCTGGGGCTGGCGACCCGACTCGGACCCGACCCGGTCGTGGTCGACGACGTGGCTTTCTACGGCCTCGACTTCGTCCCCCGCTCACGGCGCGAAGACCTCGCCTACGACTTCGACCCGATTCCCGGCGACGCCGACCACGCCGCCCTCGTGAGCCACGGCCTGTTCGAACCGTTCGCCCACGCCGACTGGGACACCGAATCCGTCCTCGAGGAGGCGTCGGTCGACTTCGACGCGATGTTGCTCGGAGACAACCACGCGGCCGACACCGCGGAGGTGGCCGACACCTGGGTCACCTACTGCGGGTCGACCGAGCGTGCGAGCGCGAGCGAGCGCGAGGATCGGGGGTACAACCTCGTCACGTTCGACTCCGACTCCGACGTGGCGATCAGCCGACGGTCGATCCCCGGCACCCGCGAGTTCGTCTTCGTCGACGTCGACCTCGCGGACGAGGAGGGCGTCGACCGGGTCCAGGAACGGGTGCGGGAGTACGACCTCGAGGACGCGGTCGTGATCGTCACCGTCGAGGGGGAGGGTCGACCGGTCGCTCCCGCAGCCGTCGAGGAACTCGCCCTCGAGCGTGGTGCGCTCGTCGCACGGGTGAACGACCGCCGGGAACTCGCCGACGAGGACGCCGAGATTTCGGTGAGCTTCGCGGACCCCGACGCGGCGGTTCGCGAGCGCGTTCGCGAACTCGGACTCAGCGACGCGGCCCTCGAGATCGACCAGACGGTCCGAGACGACGACGTGGCCGACGCGAACGTTCGCGAATCGACGAAGCGGCGGGTCGAGGAACTCCTCGAGTCCGACGAGTCGGCGTTCGCCCCGGCCCCGGAACGGGATCCGGAGGACGTCCAGACCGTCGCGGACGCGCTCTCGGGTGGGGACGATGCGACGGCGGAGGCGCTCGAGGGCGACAAAGCGGCAGAGGCGCTCGAGGACAGCGGCTCAGCAGCGGCGCTCGAAGCCGACGAATCGGACGAAACGGCGGATGTCGCGGAAGTCGCCGCCGAAACCGAAGCCGAGGGTACCGACGAGGGGAGCGCAACCGAACCGGACGACCAGGCCGATACTACTTCCCTGGGTGATTTCGCGTGA
- a CDS encoding MarR family transcriptional regulator: protein MSVSESFQGEEPERGTWEDVRDLPPSAKLVAKVLEYNDTMTQKQIAQESLLPPRTVRYALSRLEEQNVVASRFSFSDARKRLYSLELEN, encoded by the coding sequence ATGAGTGTCTCAGAATCGTTTCAGGGAGAAGAGCCGGAGCGAGGGACGTGGGAAGATGTCCGCGACCTGCCGCCGAGCGCGAAACTCGTCGCGAAGGTTCTCGAGTACAACGACACGATGACCCAGAAACAGATCGCTCAGGAGAGCCTGTTGCCGCCGCGAACCGTCCGCTACGCCCTCAGTCGACTCGAGGAGCAGAACGTCGTCGCGTCTCGTTTTTCCTTTTCGGACGCCCGCAAGCGACTCTACTCGCTCGAACTCGAGAACTGA
- the pan1 gene encoding proteasome-activating nucleotidase Pan1, whose protein sequence is MTDTVDDVEVPYDEDEASQQEKIRALEERLELLESQNEEMRDKLLDANAENNKYQQKLERLTHENKKLKQSPLFVATVQEMTDEGVIIKQHGNNQEALTEVTEEMRGDLEPDARVAVNNSLSIVKSLSNETDVRARVMEVTESPDVSYEDIGGLDEQMQEVRETVEMPLKSPEMFDEVGIDPPSGVLLYGPPGTGKTMLAKAVANQTDATFIKMAGSELVHKFIGEGAKLVRDLFDVAREHEPAVIFIDEIDAIAAKRTESKTSGDAEVQRTMMQLLSEMDGFEERGDIRIIAATNRFDMLDRAILRPGRFDRLIEVPKPTEDGRELIFQIHTRNMNVADDVDFTQLAAETPEASGADVKAICTEAGMFAIRDDRTEIRMKDFYDAWEKVQAESTEDPEVSKTFA, encoded by the coding sequence ATGACCGATACTGTGGACGACGTCGAAGTCCCGTACGACGAGGACGAGGCGTCTCAACAGGAGAAAATACGCGCCCTCGAGGAGCGCCTGGAACTCCTCGAGTCCCAGAACGAGGAGATGCGGGACAAGCTCCTCGACGCGAACGCCGAGAACAACAAGTACCAGCAGAAACTCGAGCGTCTGACCCACGAGAACAAGAAGCTCAAGCAGTCGCCGCTGTTCGTCGCCACCGTCCAGGAGATGACCGACGAGGGCGTCATTATCAAACAGCACGGCAACAACCAGGAGGCGCTGACCGAGGTCACCGAGGAGATGCGCGGCGACTTAGAGCCCGACGCCCGCGTCGCCGTCAACAATTCGCTGTCGATCGTCAAGTCCCTCTCGAACGAGACCGACGTCCGGGCCCGGGTGATGGAAGTCACCGAGAGTCCCGACGTGAGCTACGAGGACATCGGCGGCCTCGACGAGCAGATGCAGGAAGTTCGCGAAACCGTCGAGATGCCACTGAAGAGCCCCGAGATGTTCGACGAGGTCGGCATCGATCCGCCGAGCGGCGTCCTGCTCTACGGGCCGCCGGGTACGGGGAAGACAATGCTCGCCAAAGCGGTCGCCAACCAGACCGACGCGACGTTCATCAAGATGGCCGGCTCCGAACTCGTCCACAAGTTCATCGGAGAGGGTGCGAAGTTGGTCCGTGACCTCTTCGATGTCGCCCGCGAGCACGAACCTGCCGTCATCTTCATCGACGAAATTGACGCCATCGCCGCCAAGCGTACCGAGTCGAAGACCTCCGGCGACGCCGAGGTCCAGCGGACGATGATGCAGCTGCTGAGCGAGATGGACGGCTTCGAAGAGCGCGGTGACATCCGCATCATCGCGGCCACGAACCGCTTCGACATGCTCGACCGTGCGATTCTCCGTCCTGGACGGTTCGACCGCCTCATCGAGGTCCCGAAGCCGACCGAGGACGGCCGCGAACTGATCTTCCAAATCCACACCCGGAACATGAACGTCGCCGACGACGTCGACTTCACCCAGCTGGCCGCCGAGACGCCCGAGGCCTCCGGGGCCGACGTCAAGGCCATCTGCACCGAGGCCGGGATGTTCGCCATCCGCGACGACCGCACGGAGATCCGGATGAAGGACTTCTACGACGCCTGGGAGAAAGTCCAGGCCGAGTCCACCGAGGACCCCGAGGTCTCGAAGACGTTCGCCTGA
- a CDS encoding GMP synthase subunit A: protein MTTIAVVDNHGQFTHLEQRALRDLGVDCTLVDNETPPEDVEADGIVLSGGPDMDGIGQSAAYLEDDRPVLGICLGMQLMAVELGGEVGSGDYGGYADVTVDVLEADDPLVGSLAPETRVWASHADEVKTLPEGFTCTASSDVCGVEAMSDTDRDLYGVQWHPEVAHTEEGEEVFENFLEICLASAEATH, encoded by the coding sequence ATGACGACAATCGCCGTGGTGGACAATCACGGACAGTTCACCCACCTGGAACAGCGCGCGCTGCGCGACCTCGGCGTCGACTGCACGCTCGTCGACAACGAGACGCCGCCCGAAGACGTCGAGGCCGACGGCATCGTCCTCTCGGGTGGCCCCGACATGGACGGCATCGGCCAGAGTGCCGCTTACCTCGAGGACGACCGCCCCGTCCTGGGCATCTGTCTCGGTATGCAGCTCATGGCCGTCGAACTCGGCGGCGAGGTCGGCAGCGGCGACTACGGTGGCTACGCCGACGTCACCGTCGACGTGCTCGAGGCGGACGATCCGCTCGTCGGCTCGCTGGCCCCCGAAACGCGCGTCTGGGCGAGTCACGCAGACGAGGTCAAAACGCTGCCCGAGGGATTCACTTGCACGGCCTCGAGCGACGTCTGCGGCGTCGAGGCCATGAGCGACACCGACCGGGACCTCTACGGCGTCCAGTGGCACCCAGAGGTGGCCCACACCGAAGAGGGCGAGGAAGTGTTCGAAAACTTCCTCGAGATCTGTCTGGCGTCGGCGGAAGCGACACACTGA
- a CDS encoding Cdc6/Cdc18 family protein produces MIVDPRVLQEDFVPSEVVHRHDEVSHLSETLEPILRGDRPETTFLLGPTGVGKTCIARYTLDRLQEKRPDVQVAYVNCWQDHTRYRVLYAILDALGLALEVHRSTPKDELFDRLAAANDQPVVAILDEVDQLEETTALYDLHRLGHLSLVLIANREAELFAGFDDRVRSRLRAGTRVQFDRYSTEELVAILRERAKQGLEPGTVEDDQLQLIAQAAGGDARVAIGILRSAARLETRRGDGTLSDEALQEAIPDTREAIRRETIDGLIEHQRVLYDVIDEAGEIEPRALYAEYERRVDDPKTSRTLRNYLTKMVHYDLIEAVGSKRGRTYRVVGDRSEPESESAGE; encoded by the coding sequence GTGATCGTCGATCCGCGCGTCCTCCAGGAGGACTTCGTCCCGAGTGAGGTGGTCCACCGTCACGACGAGGTCTCCCACCTCTCGGAAACGCTCGAGCCGATTCTCCGCGGGGATCGACCGGAGACGACCTTTCTGCTGGGGCCGACGGGCGTCGGCAAGACCTGCATCGCGCGCTACACGCTCGACCGGTTGCAGGAAAAGCGACCCGACGTGCAGGTCGCCTACGTCAACTGTTGGCAGGACCACACTCGGTATCGCGTGCTGTACGCGATCCTCGACGCGCTTGGACTCGCGCTCGAGGTCCATCGCTCGACGCCGAAGGACGAACTGTTCGACCGCCTCGCAGCGGCGAACGACCAGCCCGTCGTCGCCATCCTCGACGAGGTCGACCAGCTCGAGGAGACGACGGCCCTGTACGACCTCCACCGGCTCGGCCACCTGTCGCTGGTGTTGATCGCCAACCGCGAGGCCGAACTCTTCGCCGGGTTCGACGACCGCGTCCGCTCTCGCCTGCGCGCCGGGACGCGCGTGCAGTTCGACCGCTATTCGACCGAGGAACTGGTCGCGATCCTTCGAGAACGGGCGAAGCAGGGTCTCGAACCGGGCACCGTCGAGGACGACCAGCTACAGCTGATCGCACAGGCGGCGGGCGGCGACGCCCGCGTCGCCATCGGCATCCTGCGCTCGGCGGCTCGACTCGAGACGCGCCGCGGCGACGGGACGCTCTCGGACGAGGCGCTCCAGGAGGCGATTCCCGACACCAGGGAGGCGATTCGTCGGGAGACCATCGACGGCCTGATCGAACACCAGCGGGTGCTCTACGACGTCATCGACGAGGCGGGCGAGATCGAACCGCGTGCGCTCTACGCCGAGTACGAGCGACGGGTAGACGATCCCAAGACGTCGCGGACGCTGCGGAACTACCTGACGAAGATGGTTCACTACGATCTGATCGAAGCCGTCGGCAGCAAGCGGGGGCGGACGTATCGGGTGGTCGGTGATCGATCCGAGCCGGAGAGTGAATCAGCCGGAGAATGA
- a CDS encoding glycosyltransferase has protein sequence MTRTETVTAFTDLYLPTVNGVTYTIQLWRERWRQQRTAMPIVYPEMDGYEAGSGEYPIRSVRAPLYPQYRLGLPSIPDDLETPDIVHVHTPFTIGFAGIRFARKRDVTVVASYHTLLDDRASQHVSGNVLDGVKRTCRLYERTFFERVDHVTAPTSFARDHLLETVEADVDVTVVSNGIDTDFFRPVDPTSFRTRYDLPDDRPLLGYTGRHGEEKNLEEAIDAVDGTRMTLVLGGDGPAREALEERAADVDADVRFLGFLERKELPAFYAALDVFVFPSPVETQGLVALEATACGTPVVAVDEGALTDSVIQGETGYRYRRGSIGDLQWAITRCLDEHDRLADLCRRRRAMLSVDHSIEQLSEIYDRLV, from the coding sequence ATGACCCGGACGGAGACGGTCACCGCCTTCACGGACCTCTACCTCCCCACGGTCAACGGCGTCACCTACACGATCCAGCTCTGGCGCGAGCGCTGGCGCCAACAGCGGACGGCGATGCCCATCGTCTACCCGGAGATGGACGGCTACGAGGCGGGCTCCGGCGAGTACCCAATTCGAAGCGTTCGCGCGCCGCTGTATCCCCAGTACCGTCTCGGGCTTCCCTCGATTCCGGACGACCTCGAGACGCCGGACATCGTCCACGTCCACACGCCGTTCACCATCGGCTTCGCCGGGATTCGCTTCGCCCGCAAGCGCGACGTGACCGTCGTCGCCTCCTACCACACCCTCCTGGACGACCGGGCGAGCCAGCACGTCTCCGGCAACGTCCTCGACGGCGTCAAGCGGACCTGCCGACTCTACGAACGCACGTTCTTCGAGCGCGTCGACCACGTCACCGCGCCGACCTCCTTCGCCCGTGACCACTTGCTCGAGACCGTCGAGGCCGACGTCGACGTGACGGTGGTCTCGAACGGCATCGACACCGACTTCTTCCGGCCCGTCGATCCGACCTCGTTTCGCACCCGATACGACCTTCCCGACGACCGCCCGCTGCTCGGCTACACGGGTCGCCACGGCGAGGAGAAGAACCTCGAGGAGGCGATCGACGCCGTGGACGGAACGCGGATGACGCTCGTCCTCGGTGGCGACGGACCCGCTCGCGAAGCCCTCGAGGAACGTGCGGCCGATGTGGACGCCGACGTCAGGTTCCTCGGCTTCCTCGAGCGCAAGGAGTTGCCGGCATTTTACGCCGCCCTCGACGTGTTCGTCTTCCCGAGTCCGGTCGAGACCCAGGGACTCGTGGCGCTCGAGGCGACCGCCTGCGGGACGCCCGTCGTCGCCGTCGACGAGGGGGCGCTGACCGATTCGGTGATCCAGGGCGAAACCGGCTATCGCTACCGACGCGGGTCGATCGGTGACCTCCAGTGGGCGATCACGCGCTGTCTCGACGAACACGACCGCCTAGCCGACCTCTGTCGCCGACGACGGGCGATGCTCTCGGTCGACCACTCCATCGAGCAGCTATCGGAGATTTACGATCGACTCGTCTGA